The genomic region CTTAAACTTCTAAGAACGGGTGTAGCTATAACGACCTCTCCAATTGCCCACAGTTTAATAACTAGAATATTGGAAAATTCTTTATTCTTTAAAGATAGTTCGACTTTCTTCTTAAAGATAGGGCTTAAAATCTTAAGGAGAAAACACAACCCATTTGTAAATAATTTAATCCACTGTCTCTTAAGCATCAGATTTAGCTTTCATAATTTTGTTCTTTTCAATAGAAACGATGATAGTTAACATTGCACATAAAAACCAAAAATTCAATAATCCTCCAGGCAACATATATACATTATTTGAATACCAAGAAATTTGTGCGCATATAATCCCGATACTGGCCCCAAAAACAAAATTTTTCCTGAGAGGGTCACTTATATATTTTAAGTTAATAAGAAAATACCTTAGCATTAAAAACATCATAAAAATAAACAAACTCATTCCAATTAACCCAACCCTACCTAGAACTTGTAGATAGAAACTGTTGTAACCGGCCCAAATAGAATCGCATTTCTCAATATTGTTAAACGAATCATCCAGATTAAGGCCGAATCCGGTCCCCAAAGGGGCATTTGTTACGATGTTCTTTGCAGTATCACCAAAAGAAAAACGTATATCCTCTTCATATGATTCCTTTTGGAAAAAACGATGTGTTTCAGATAATGATACCTGCTGCGAAGTTATAAAAAAGAATACAAGAATACCAACTGGCAATAATAACCAGAGTTTCCTGAAGCGTAATATAAGCAAAATTACTAAAGAAAGAGCAAATCCGATCAAAGCACCGCGAGAATTGGTCAAATATAGGCACAAAGAATTTATTATAAATGCAAATAATAAATAAAGTTTATTCAATAAAGACGATTTAACATTAAATAGGATAGTAATAATAATCGTGCAGAATATGACTAACTGAGCTCCCAACACATTCCCATCCCCATAAGAAGACATAGTTCTCCTTGTAATCAATAAAGCGTCCAGAGCCCCTCTTTGAGTTGAATTATAAGTCACACTATTAATAAGCAACTTTTCCCCAAAAGTAAAAACTAAAAATCCATATATTGATAAGATTACGCTTATTAGAATGGTTAATTTGATAAAAATGTCTATCAATGATTCATCGGCAAATACATCAATAAAAGCATAATAGATCAAAAATGATAACGCGTAGAAAAAAAACTCAATATACATTATAGCAACTGGGGCCTCAGAGATAATCCCCAAAAATAAAGAATATAAACAAATTAAGAAATAAAAAGGGAAAACCTTAGCGATTGGATTGTCTATTTTTATCTTATATTTTTCTCCACTAGTTATTTTTAAAATAAAATATTTCATGGTTATAATGGTAGCAATTATATAACCAAAAGCTAATGGTAAAGATAATTGCGATAAAATAAATCCTGCCCGTGGTAGTAAAAAAATAAACAATAAGCAAATATAAAGAAGCAACCGCTTACTCAACAGGAAAGAAAGCCCAAACAGTACCAAGAAAAAGATTATTAAAATATTGTTATTCCACATGATGGATTATTTTATTAAACTCCCTCCGCTTGTCCTAACGAAGAATAATAAATTGACTTGTAGCTCCTAGCTACTTGGCTATAATCTGATTTTAAACATAAACTCATTACATTGTTTCTATAATTCTCAATTTTTGAAAATACATTTTCTATGGCATTCGCTAATTCTTTCGCATTATGAGGTTCAACAACTATTCCCAAATCATACCTTTTAACCGGATCCCAAATAAATCCTACCCTAGTAACAACCATCGGCAATCCATATTGACAGGCATCTCTGATTAACCCAGAATTATATGGTCCCCAGCT from Candidatus Omnitrophota bacterium harbors:
- a CDS encoding O-antigen ligase family protein translates to MKYFILKITSGEKYKIKIDNPIAKVFPFYFLICLYSLFLGIISEAPVAIMYIEFFFYALSFLIYYAFIDVFADESLIDIFIKLTILISVILSIYGFLVFTFGEKLLINSVTYNSTQRGALDALLITRRTMSSYGDGNVLGAQLVIFCTIIITILFNVKSSLLNKLYLLFAFIINSLCLYLTNSRGALIGFALSLVILLILRFRKLWLLLPVGILVFFFITSQQVSLSETHRFFQKESYEEDIRFSFGDTAKNIVTNAPLGTGFGLNLDDSFNNIEKCDSIWAGYNSFYLQVLGRVGLIGMSLFIFMMFLMLRYFLINLKYISDPLRKNFVFGASIGIICAQISWYSNNVYMLPGGLLNFWFLCAMLTIIVSIEKNKIMKAKSDA